One window of the Xiphophorus hellerii strain 12219 chromosome 15, Xiphophorus_hellerii-4.1, whole genome shotgun sequence genome contains the following:
- the eva1aa gene encoding protein eva-1 homolog A isoform X2, which yields MNPVINSTSRANMALISNALAAYTYISDHPERAALFFVCGVCVGLFLTLFALVVQISCRTDCQSRKRPAVKKPPRPVHSSSDSSDSDSDWDTTSDLSARRHRRFERTLNMNVFTSAEELERAQRLEERERIIREIWMNGQPDIPGTRSLNRYY from the exons ATGAATCCTGTGATCAACTCCACCTCCAGAGCCAACATGGCCCTCATCAGCAATGCACTGGCAGCATACACCTACATATCAG ATCATCCCGAAAGGGCCGCACTATTCTTCGTttgcggtgtgtgtgtgggccTCTTCCTCACCCTCTTTGCCCTGGTGGTCCAGATCTCCTGTCGCACAGACTGCCAGTCTCGGAAGCGGCCAGCTGTCAAGAAACCGCCCCGTCCGGTCCACTCATCCTCGGACTCCAGCGACTCAGACTCGGACTGGGACACCACGTCGGACCTGTCGGCGCGGAGGCACAGGCGCTTCGAGCGCACGCTCAACATGAACGTTTTCACCTCAGCAGAGGAGCTGGAGCGAGCCCAGCGGCTTGAGGAAAGGGAGCGAATCATACGGGAGATCTGGATGAACGGGCAGCCCGACATTCCAGGGACACGGAGTCTCAATCGGTATTACTAA